In Papaver somniferum cultivar HN1 chromosome 1, ASM357369v1, whole genome shotgun sequence, a genomic segment contains:
- the LOC113355338 gene encoding uncharacterized protein LOC113355338 encodes MIDCKPCDTPVIKGARVYIHDGTKLGNASDYRTIVGSLQYLTITIPNICFGVNYVFQFMHSPTNVHLQLVKSILRYLKGTIGLGVTLRKDSLNQLKQPTISKSSTEAEYKCLSVASA; translated from the exons ATGATTGATTGTAAGCCATGTGACACACCAGTTATTAAAGGTGCAAGAGTTTATATACATGATGGTACTAAGTTGGGAAATGCTAGTGACTATAGAACTATTGTTGGCAGTTTACAGTACTTAACAATCACAATACCAAATATTTGTTTTGGAGTGAATTATGTGTTCCAATTTATGCATTCACCAACAAATGTACACTTGCAGTTAGTTAAGAGTATTCTTAGATATTTGAAGGGTACAATTGGTCTTGGAGTAACTCTGAGGAAAGATAGCTTAAACCAGTTGAAG CAACCCACTATTTCTAAATCATCAACTGAAGCTGAATACAAGTGCTTGTCTGTTGCATCAGCTTAA